In a single window of the Paenibacillus sp. MMS20-IR301 genome:
- a CDS encoding glucose 1-dehydrogenase, producing the protein MINLFDLTGKTAIIAGASSGIGVQFAEMLADQGADVAILARRYDKLAAVAEEIGAKYPERRILAVECDVRKEDQIMSAVSKVLEAFGQIDILINNAGVVDSVPVDALEEEAWDRVLDTDLKGVFLMSKHVIRHMKERKYGKIINTASMLGLTASASIPTHSYNAAKGGVIHLTRGIAATYAKHGITVNAIGPSLFHSEMTENTLFTEPALRMYNAVCPMGRPGNPGELNGAVLYFASDASSYTTGQTLFVDGGWTVV; encoded by the coding sequence ATGATCAACCTTTTTGACTTGACAGGCAAGACAGCTATTATTGCGGGAGCTTCCAGCGGAATCGGTGTGCAGTTTGCGGAAATGCTGGCTGATCAGGGGGCAGATGTAGCCATACTGGCCAGACGGTACGACAAGCTGGCTGCAGTCGCCGAGGAGATTGGCGCTAAATATCCGGAGCGGCGGATTCTGGCGGTGGAATGTGATGTACGTAAAGAAGACCAGATCATGAGCGCGGTCTCGAAGGTGCTGGAGGCTTTTGGTCAAATTGATATTCTGATTAACAACGCCGGCGTGGTTGATTCTGTACCGGTTGATGCGCTGGAGGAGGAAGCTTGGGACCGCGTGCTTGATACAGATCTGAAGGGTGTCTTCCTGATGTCGAAGCATGTCATCCGCCACATGAAAGAACGCAAGTACGGCAAAATCATCAACACCGCTTCCATGCTCGGCCTCACCGCATCGGCTTCCATTCCTACGCATTCCTATAATGCGGCCAAGGGTGGAGTGATTCACCTGACCCGGGGGATTGCAGCTACTTATGCCAAGCACGGCATTACTGTGAATGCGATCGGCCCAAGCCTGTTCCATAGTGAAATGACGGAGAACACGCTGTTCACCGAGCCTGCGCTGCGGATGTATAATGCGGTCTGTCCGATGGGCCGGCCCGGCAATCCGGGTGAGCTGAACGGGGCAGTGCTGTATTTCGCCTCGGATGCTTCCAGCTACACCACCGGCCAGACTTTGTTTGTGGACGGCGGCTGGACGGTTGTATAG
- a CDS encoding Gfo/Idh/MocA family oxidoreductase: MTIRFGVVGTNWITDRFIQAGLENEEFILTAVYSRTEEKGRAFAAKYAGASIYTDLEEMVTSAEVDAVYIASPNSMHAEQSLVCLNHGKHVICEKPAASNSREMKAMVEAARRNDVLFMEAMKSTFMPNFGVIRDNLYKLGQVRRYFASYCQYSSRYDAYRQGTVLNAFNPEYSNGSLMDLGTYCLYPMVVLFGKPDSVKAAGVMLASGVDGEGSMVMSYPDMDAVIMHSKITDSYLPAEIQGENGTMVIDKINQPYQVKIHYRDGTTEELTLPQVYESMYYEIEEFIRLLKSGQRESATNSHASSLAVAELMEEARSQIGLCYTADVI; this comes from the coding sequence ATGACAATTCGTTTCGGGGTCGTAGGCACCAACTGGATTACAGACCGCTTCATTCAAGCGGGACTGGAAAATGAGGAATTCATTCTTACAGCCGTGTATTCCCGTACAGAGGAGAAGGGCCGGGCTTTTGCGGCTAAATATGCAGGAGCTTCGATTTATACGGATCTGGAGGAGATGGTTACGAGCGCAGAGGTGGACGCGGTCTATATCGCCAGCCCCAATTCCATGCATGCCGAGCAGTCATTGGTCTGTCTGAATCATGGTAAGCATGTCATTTGTGAGAAGCCGGCTGCGTCCAACAGCAGAGAGATGAAGGCGATGGTTGAAGCGGCACGCCGTAATGATGTGCTGTTTATGGAAGCGATGAAATCGACTTTTATGCCGAATTTTGGCGTAATCCGTGATAATTTATACAAGCTGGGCCAGGTTAGGCGATATTTCGCAAGTTATTGTCAATACTCTTCAAGATATGATGCGTATCGTCAGGGCACTGTGCTGAATGCTTTCAATCCGGAGTACTCAAACGGCTCACTGATGGATCTTGGAACTTATTGCCTGTATCCAATGGTGGTGTTGTTCGGGAAGCCTGATTCTGTAAAAGCGGCAGGTGTGATGCTTGCTTCGGGAGTGGACGGGGAAGGCAGCATGGTAATGAGCTACCCGGATATGGATGCCGTAATCATGCACTCCAAGATCACTGATTCGTATCTGCCGGCGGAGATTCAAGGGGAGAACGGCACGATGGTCATCGACAAGATCAACCAGCCCTATCAGGTCAAAATCCACTATCGTGACGGAACCACCGAGGAATTGACGTTGCCGCAGGTATACGAGTCGATGTACTACGAGATTGAGGAATTCATCCGCCTGCTGAAGAGCGGCCAGCGTGAGAGCGCTACGAACAGCCACGCCAGTTCCCTGGCGGTTGCGGAGCTGATGGAGGAAGCGAGAAGCCAGATCGGCTTGTGTTATACTGCGGATGTGATATAG
- a CDS encoding CYTH domain-containing protein has protein sequence MAMEIERKFLLPEYPERLIQEGELKVLTRHSIDQTYLAIEDGQELRVRKISDLDTGEVTYTHTFKDGKGISRQEIEYNISAGLYNQMIEAVKAVPLVKTRITGVWNGTTVEIDLYTQLELTVLEVEFDSLEEAESFSPPDWFGQDVSTEKKYSNKTVWKELQQKQE, from the coding sequence ATGGCTATGGAGATCGAACGCAAATTTCTGCTGCCGGAATATCCGGAGCGGCTTATTCAAGAAGGAGAGCTGAAGGTGCTCACCCGGCACAGTATTGACCAGACTTACCTGGCCATTGAGGACGGACAGGAGCTGCGGGTGCGCAAGATCAGCGATCTGGATACGGGCGAAGTGACCTACACACACACGTTCAAGGATGGCAAAGGCATCAGCCGCCAGGAGATCGAATATAACATTTCGGCGGGGCTGTACAATCAGATGATTGAGGCTGTAAAGGCTGTTCCGCTAGTCAAAACACGCATTACCGGAGTGTGGAACGGCACCACGGTGGAGATTGATCTCTACACTCAGCTGGAGCTGACGGTGCTTGAGGTGGAATTTGATTCCCTGGAGGAAGCGGAAAGCTTCAGTCCGCCAGACTGGTTCGGCCAGGATGTCAGCACGGAGAAGAAATACAGCAACAAAACCGTCTGGAAGGAGCTCCAGCAGAAACAGGAATAA
- a CDS encoding sigma 54-interacting transcriptional regulator, translating to MNRSQDGRANEYAGLFDGQSPGTLFVTDARGNILISNEFTALTIGIPLEELLKYNVQDLVRAGYYSDSVTMKAIGGKKKVSMVIRTVQGFNVMSTATPILNQEGEVQLVVTSSNSYPGEAVREETSPPPYPNARPRRGGIRPDPEMTAGIVAESLAMKQIIQVCNQIASYDSKVLILGESGTGKEIIAKYIHRKSSRWNGPFIPVNCAAIPADSFEYELFGRERRAAEPSDDKKGLVELAAGGVLFLDEIAEMPLDMQAKLLHVLESSELRRIGGTAPVPVCCRVICATNRDLWSMVQQGQFREDLYYRINVIPIHIPPLRSRKPDLVGLTSSFIAYFNAAYGKRYVLGADEFQRILDKPWHGNARELRNYIERLVITGNVQADERTSEEGLNDAFALDHFIFRNRERAGSLKDFAAIAEGRFIKQMLAECGGNAAEAAKRLGVDRSVIYRKLKKLEDVLGGPQGL from the coding sequence ATGAACCGCAGCCAGGACGGCCGCGCGAACGAATATGCCGGCCTGTTCGACGGGCAGTCACCAGGCACGTTATTTGTTACTGACGCACGGGGCAACATTCTGATCTCCAACGAATTTACCGCGCTCACGATCGGCATTCCGCTCGAAGAGCTGCTCAAATATAATGTTCAGGATCTGGTCAGGGCCGGCTATTACAGCGATTCGGTTACGATGAAGGCCATTGGCGGCAAAAAGAAGGTGTCGATGGTTATCCGGACGGTACAAGGCTTCAATGTCATGTCCACCGCTACCCCGATTCTGAATCAGGAGGGCGAGGTTCAGCTTGTCGTCACCAGCTCCAACAGCTATCCCGGCGAAGCCGTGCGGGAAGAGACCAGCCCGCCCCCGTATCCTAATGCCCGGCCCCGGCGCGGAGGAATACGCCCGGACCCGGAGATGACGGCCGGCATCGTGGCGGAGAGCCTGGCCATGAAGCAGATTATCCAGGTCTGCAACCAGATTGCTTCCTATGACAGCAAGGTGCTGATCCTTGGAGAATCCGGTACAGGCAAGGAGATTATCGCCAAATATATTCACCGCAAAAGCTCCAGATGGAACGGCCCGTTCATCCCGGTCAACTGTGCCGCCATTCCCGCAGATTCGTTCGAATACGAATTGTTCGGACGCGAACGCCGGGCAGCAGAGCCTTCAGACGATAAAAAAGGGCTGGTTGAGCTGGCCGCAGGCGGCGTGCTGTTTCTCGATGAGATCGCTGAGATGCCGCTCGACATGCAGGCCAAGCTGCTGCATGTGCTGGAGAGCAGTGAGCTGCGCCGGATCGGCGGGACGGCGCCGGTGCCGGTCTGCTGCCGGGTCATCTGCGCTACGAACCGCGACCTGTGGAGCATGGTGCAGCAGGGGCAGTTCCGCGAGGATCTGTACTACCGGATCAATGTCATACCGATCCATATTCCGCCGCTGCGCAGCCGCAAGCCGGATCTTGTCGGGCTGACCTCAAGCTTCATCGCATATTTCAACGCTGCTTACGGCAAGCGGTATGTGCTGGGTGCGGACGAATTCCAGCGCATCCTAGACAAGCCCTGGCACGGCAATGCCCGGGAGCTGCGCAACTACATTGAACGGCTTGTTATCACAGGGAACGTTCAGGCTGATGAGCGTACCAGTGAGGAAGGGTTGAATGATGCTTTCGCGCTTGATCATTTCATCTTCCGCAACCGCGAGCGGGCCGGCTCGCTGAAGGATTTCGCCGCCATTGCAGAAGGCCGCTTCATTAAGCAGATGCTGGCCGAATGCGGCGGCAATGCGGCCGAAGCCGCCAAGCGGCTGGGCGTGGACCGCTCGGTCATTTACCGCAAGCTCAAGAAGCTGGAGGATGTACTGGGCGGGCCGCAGGGATTATAA
- a CDS encoding helix-turn-helix domain-containing protein: MDTSLNEPQRDRMETEHFTAALFTAYISGFGLTGIVQTAASLLRNPVIVFDASFRIVAHSGHEDMDDYIWSENIRRGYCSYDFIAAVNRMDSVRRGKQSDASYEVACEETANTKLISKIKVGGKQIGNVLLLGCRQPFRPLDRELLSLTATVLAEEMGKSSYYRNARNIKVEDILCGLLEQQLQDSNTIQERLQSAGLRLGDTLLVLLFDLTGYVDSGRYDDYLSERLQHLFPGSPCTYYEGRIVLIHNGSLARELVRGPLQEFLSSAGVSLGISSSFSSLKQCRLHYLQALSALRIGRILCPERKWTYYADIQLYELLPAEVLSGEERLYRHPELWKLQEYDAAHQSSLYHTFYVYLKHNRNMQLASEELYIHRNTLRYKLDHISRLLEADFTDSEKMLAYYISYKIADFCEKAREQQIPLPVR; this comes from the coding sequence ATGGATACTTCCTTAAATGAACCGCAGCGTGACCGGATGGAAACCGAGCATTTCACCGCAGCCTTGTTCACAGCATACATATCAGGCTTCGGTTTGACCGGTATTGTGCAGACGGCAGCAAGCCTGCTGCGCAATCCTGTCATTGTGTTCGATGCAAGCTTCAGAATAGTGGCCCACTCCGGGCATGAGGACATGGATGATTATATCTGGAGCGAGAATATCCGCAGGGGATATTGCTCGTATGACTTCATTGCGGCTGTGAACAGAATGGACAGCGTCCGGCGGGGCAAGCAGAGTGATGCTTCCTACGAGGTGGCCTGCGAAGAGACCGCGAATACCAAGCTGATCTCCAAAATTAAAGTAGGCGGCAAACAAATCGGCAATGTGCTGCTTCTGGGCTGCAGGCAACCGTTCCGTCCGCTGGACCGTGAACTGCTGTCCCTTACCGCTACAGTGCTTGCAGAAGAAATGGGCAAGAGCAGCTACTACCGGAACGCCAGAAATATAAAAGTAGAGGATATCCTCTGCGGGCTGCTGGAGCAGCAGTTGCAGGACAGCAACACCATACAGGAGCGTCTGCAGTCAGCCGGCCTACGGCTTGGGGATACACTGCTCGTGCTGCTGTTCGATCTGACCGGGTATGTCGACTCCGGGCGTTATGACGACTATTTAAGTGAGCGCTTGCAGCACCTATTTCCCGGCAGCCCCTGCACCTACTATGAAGGGCGTATTGTCCTGATCCATAACGGCAGCCTCGCGCGGGAGCTTGTCCGCGGGCCGCTGCAGGAATTCCTCAGCAGTGCCGGCGTCAGTCTGGGCATCAGCAGCAGCTTCTCCAGCCTTAAACAGTGCAGACTGCACTATCTTCAGGCGCTGAGCGCCCTGCGGATCGGCCGGATTCTCTGCCCGGAGCGGAAGTGGACCTATTATGCGGATATCCAGCTCTATGAGCTGCTGCCTGCAGAGGTGCTGTCGGGCGAAGAACGGCTCTACCGCCATCCGGAGCTATGGAAGCTGCAGGAGTATGATGCCGCCCATCAGTCAAGCCTGTACCATACATTCTACGTCTATCTCAAGCATAACCGGAACATGCAGCTCGCCTCCGAAGAGCTGTACATCCACCGGAATACTCTCCGCTACAAGCTTGATCATATCAGCCGGCTGCTGGAGGCTGATTTCACCGATTCCGAGAAGATGCTGGCCTACTACATCTCCTACAAAATCGCTGATTTCTGCGAAAAGGCCCGTGAACAGCAGATACCTCTGCCTGTGAGGTAA
- a CDS encoding transposase — MNPEDKYNHIFEHLDLSKVLHTLRKKSNRGRPEKLNVPAMIYSLLIAKMENIEFISSLVWRLLHSEEFRAQCRFTGSDNIPSEASYSRLIHALEQTGMLENLQDSLVLSALEEGFVSGTHLAVDSSIVEAWDCQFSEAAAKRRAARRPPKPSEASVAEPQLQFELPEPKPTVVNGPPKKPAYAKRGRPSHAERECRREEQEAYEQSLGPFQKTIEAMLPYTYDELLAALPRHAARCDKKNTKGRLTSYYGFKANLLVDTDSQYIVSGLWSSANPNDQRMAVVLLKGLLLKFPSLNVKHILGDKGYDSSAIYQLIHSLGAFPIIKMIHHKKPPEGMNQDYTPVCSQGHAYRYDSFDAKYETLRYTRPNQCKDCPFSESGCQKVFKIRIQTDLRKHAYPARGSESFTQLYNKRTAVERVFAYLKEYFGMKRTRHRGVRASVDFQLSTLAYNLSKFALDKLNKQLSNSQQVA, encoded by the coding sequence ATGAACCCCGAAGATAAATACAACCATATTTTTGAGCACTTAGATCTCTCCAAGGTGCTGCACACCCTCCGGAAAAAGAGTAACCGTGGCCGACCCGAAAAACTGAATGTACCTGCGATGATCTATTCATTGCTCATCGCCAAAATGGAGAACATCGAGTTTATTTCTTCTCTGGTCTGGCGTCTTTTGCACAGTGAAGAGTTTCGGGCGCAGTGCCGATTTACCGGCTCCGACAATATCCCGAGTGAAGCCTCGTATTCCCGTTTGATTCATGCGCTAGAGCAAACCGGAATGCTCGAGAACCTGCAGGATTCGTTGGTCCTGTCTGCCCTAGAGGAAGGGTTTGTTAGCGGTACACATCTCGCCGTGGATTCCTCTATTGTGGAGGCTTGGGATTGCCAATTCAGCGAAGCTGCGGCGAAACGCCGCGCCGCTCGCCGTCCACCAAAGCCAAGTGAGGCTTCGGTGGCAGAGCCGCAGCTCCAGTTTGAACTCCCGGAGCCGAAGCCCACCGTAGTGAACGGGCCACCGAAGAAACCTGCCTACGCCAAGCGTGGACGTCCATCGCATGCAGAACGAGAATGCCGACGGGAGGAACAAGAAGCTTATGAACAAAGCCTCGGACCGTTTCAGAAAACCATTGAAGCAATGTTGCCTTACACCTATGACGAACTGTTGGCCGCGCTGCCCCGGCATGCCGCACGTTGTGACAAGAAAAATACGAAGGGGCGACTCACCAGTTATTACGGGTTCAAGGCAAATCTGCTGGTTGATACGGACAGTCAATATATTGTTAGTGGCTTATGGAGTTCAGCGAATCCCAATGACCAGCGTATGGCGGTTGTTCTCCTCAAAGGCCTGCTTCTGAAGTTCCCTTCGCTAAACGTAAAGCATATCTTGGGCGACAAAGGGTATGACAGTTCAGCCATTTACCAGTTGATTCATTCCTTAGGCGCTTTTCCTATTATTAAAATGATTCACCACAAAAAACCGCCCGAGGGGATGAACCAGGATTACACCCCTGTGTGCTCGCAGGGACACGCCTACCGTTACGACAGTTTCGATGCCAAATACGAAACGCTGCGTTACACCAGGCCGAACCAGTGTAAAGACTGTCCATTTTCCGAATCCGGCTGCCAAAAAGTGTTTAAGATCCGAATTCAAACCGATTTGCGAAAGCACGCTTACCCAGCAAGAGGGAGCGAGAGCTTTACGCAACTGTATAACAAACGAACGGCTGTAGAACGTGTTTTTGCCTACCTCAAAGAGTATTTTGGGATGAAACGCACACGTCACCGCGGCGTCCGGGCAAGTGTCGATTTCCAGCTCAGCACATTGGCCTACAATTTGAGTAAGTTTGCGCTAGACAAGTTGAACAAGCAGTTGAGTAACTCCCAGCAAGTGGCCTAA
- a CDS encoding acetoacetate decarboxylase family protein, producing the protein MGSFVKSLADIKQYGGKPTTFYDAEMLTVYWETKPEIIERLLPKPLKPAGRPLVNAFVADYPATNFCPPYREAGLFILADYNGELGNYCLSMPITSDIGMAMGREVCGLPKKMADISMQVDGDSISGSISRQGTEFFSIQAHKGGAFNDPEAEGILEEYYGKDIPLYNIKYSNAVDGSGFDLMPVLVTQRLVSDVKVYKAAEASVMFQESPHDPWSELEVVKMLGAVYTVSTNVLEKGKVLEPLHPLEFLPYCYLRWDWWENKLQPEAAESSV; encoded by the coding sequence ATGGGAAGTTTTGTGAAAAGTCTGGCGGATATTAAGCAGTACGGAGGAAAGCCGACGACCTTTTATGATGCAGAGATGCTGACCGTCTACTGGGAGACGAAGCCGGAGATTATTGAACGGCTGCTGCCGAAGCCGCTGAAGCCTGCGGGACGGCCGCTGGTGAATGCTTTTGTAGCGGATTACCCGGCAACGAATTTCTGCCCGCCTTACCGTGAAGCCGGATTATTCATCCTGGCAGATTATAACGGGGAGCTCGGCAACTATTGCCTGTCGATGCCGATTACCAGCGACATTGGCATGGCGATGGGGCGTGAGGTATGCGGCCTGCCGAAGAAAATGGCGGATATCAGCATGCAGGTGGACGGTGACTCCATCAGCGGCTCAATCAGCCGGCAGGGAACGGAGTTCTTCAGTATCCAGGCCCACAAGGGTGGTGCCTTCAACGATCCGGAGGCTGAAGGCATTCTGGAGGAGTATTACGGCAAGGACATTCCGCTGTACAACATCAAATACTCGAATGCGGTGGACGGAAGCGGCTTCGACCTGATGCCGGTCCTCGTGACCCAGCGGCTGGTCAGCGATGTCAAGGTGTACAAAGCCGCCGAAGCGTCTGTAATGTTCCAGGAATCGCCGCATGATCCGTGGAGTGAGCTGGAAGTCGTTAAGATGCTCGGTGCAGTCTACACTGTCAGTACCAACGTGCTGGAGAAGGGGAAAGTGCTGGAGCCTCTCCATCCGCTGGAGTTCCTGCCGTACTGCTATCTTCGCTGGGACTGGTGGGAGAACAAGCTGCAGCCGGAGGCGGCTGAGAGCTCTGTGTAA
- a CDS encoding FAD-dependent oxidoreductase: MKYEKLFAAGKIGRLELKNRIVMPAMGTSLAAASGEASDEMIAYYEERAAGGCGLIITEITRVDNETGVGTPNQLNASDLLYVPRLEKLARAVHRHDSRIFLQLQHPGRQNHGRLIGGRQIVAPSAVMSSAIGEMPRELTTEEVEALVGKFVFGAYIAQLAGIDGVEIHGAHGYLIGQFLSPLTNLRTDKYGGPLEGRMTFLCEIVQGIKKTCGAGFPVSVRIDGDEFVPGGITLEEALLTAQQLEKLGVDCINVSAGTYESSNTIIEPISYPQGWKKHLAAAMKQAVQIPVIACDVIRRPEFAESLLAEGNTDFVALGRALLADPQWGNKAAEGREAEIRTCISCLYCIQEVMECKVIKCAVNARAGRELEFPEPEQNGDGRVVAVVGGGPAGMEAARVLAERKFKPVLFEAREVLGGSVELGSRPPLKEKLNWFIDSMEHQLEQLHVDVRLSARPTAQELQALDPYAVFVAAGAAPVVPAIPGVTGENVCTVIDVLSGAAVIRDKRAVIIGSGMTGLETAEYLAARGNQVTVVEMQPRIGPDAYLPNLIDIVTRLKKDGVQLLAAMKLVEVKDNAIVLEHTATGEISVLETDAVVLSIGVRSERGLADELKRVMPQVKLLGDAAKPGRIGQAIQSGFETAYVLK, encoded by the coding sequence ATGAAATACGAGAAACTGTTTGCAGCAGGAAAAATAGGACGCCTTGAGCTGAAAAACCGGATCGTGATGCCTGCCATGGGCACATCACTGGCTGCGGCCAGCGGTGAAGCTTCGGATGAGATGATCGCTTATTATGAGGAACGGGCGGCAGGGGGCTGCGGTCTGATCATTACGGAAATTACCCGCGTAGACAATGAGACGGGAGTGGGTACACCTAATCAGCTGAACGCAAGTGATCTGCTGTATGTGCCCCGCCTGGAGAAGCTGGCCCGGGCCGTACACCGCCATGACAGCCGGATCTTCCTTCAGCTGCAGCATCCGGGCCGGCAGAATCACGGCCGCCTGATCGGCGGCAGGCAGATCGTTGCCCCGAGTGCAGTGATGTCTTCAGCCATTGGCGAAATGCCCCGCGAGCTGACAACAGAGGAAGTCGAAGCGCTGGTGGGCAAGTTCGTCTTCGGCGCGTACATTGCCCAGCTGGCGGGAATTGACGGAGTCGAAATCCACGGTGCCCACGGATATCTGATCGGCCAGTTCCTAAGCCCGCTGACCAATCTGCGGACCGACAAATACGGCGGCCCGCTGGAAGGCCGGATGACATTCCTGTGCGAGATTGTGCAAGGGATCAAGAAGACCTGCGGAGCAGGCTTCCCGGTATCCGTACGCATTGACGGGGATGAGTTCGTGCCTGGAGGGATCACTCTTGAAGAAGCGCTGCTTACCGCGCAGCAGCTGGAGAAGCTCGGTGTAGACTGCATTAATGTAAGCGCTGGCACCTATGAATCGTCGAATACGATTATTGAACCGATCTCCTATCCGCAGGGCTGGAAGAAGCATCTCGCCGCTGCCATGAAACAGGCGGTGCAGATTCCGGTCATCGCCTGCGATGTGATCCGACGGCCCGAGTTCGCCGAGAGCCTGCTTGCGGAAGGCAATACCGATTTCGTGGCACTCGGCCGGGCGCTGCTGGCTGATCCGCAGTGGGGCAACAAGGCGGCGGAGGGCAGGGAAGCAGAGATCAGAACCTGTATCTCCTGCCTGTATTGTATCCAGGAAGTGATGGAATGCAAGGTGATCAAATGTGCAGTCAATGCGAGAGCCGGCCGGGAGCTGGAATTCCCTGAGCCGGAACAGAACGGGGACGGCCGGGTGGTAGCGGTGGTCGGCGGCGGACCGGCCGGCATGGAGGCGGCGCGGGTTCTGGCCGAGCGGAAGTTCAAGCCAGTGCTGTTCGAAGCGCGTGAGGTGCTGGGCGGCAGTGTGGAGCTGGGCAGCCGTCCGCCGCTGAAGGAGAAGCTGAACTGGTTCATTGACAGTATGGAGCATCAGCTCGAACAGCTTCATGTCGATGTGCGGCTGTCCGCAAGACCGACCGCCCAGGAGCTGCAGGCGCTTGATCCTTATGCGGTATTCGTAGCCGCCGGGGCTGCTCCGGTTGTACCGGCAATTCCGGGAGTGACCGGGGAGAATGTCTGCACGGTGATCGATGTGCTCAGCGGAGCGGCAGTGATCAGGGATAAGCGGGCTGTGATAATCGGTTCAGGAATGACCGGCCTTGAGACCGCAGAATATCTGGCCGCACGGGGGAATCAGGTGACCGTGGTCGAGATGCAGCCAAGGATTGGCCCGGATGCTTATCTGCCGAACCTGATCGATATCGTCACCCGGCTGAAGAAGGACGGTGTGCAGCTGCTGGCCGCAATGAAGCTGGTAGAGGTGAAGGATAACGCTATCGTACTGGAGCATACAGCAACCGGTGAAATTTCTGTTCTGGAGACGGATGCTGTAGTGCTGTCCATCGGTGTCCGATCGGAACGCGGGCTCGCCGATGAACTTAAGCGGGTAATGCCGCAGGTGAAGCTGCTTGGCGACGCCGCGAAGCCAGGCAGAATCGGGCAGGCGATCCAGTCCGGCTTCGAGACGGCTTATGTATTGAAGTAA
- the thrC gene encoding threonine synthase: protein MEYISTRGKVAARGFIDTVLMGLADDGGLMVPALIPVISPGKLEEWRSLSFQELFLEIFSYYTNDEIPYDDLKKMVYTSYGNFRAPEVTPLHKVNDSLYVLELFHGPTFAFKDVALQFMGELYSYIAKVRGEIIHILGATSGDTGAAAIQGVRGKEGIKICILHPHGKVSKVQELQMTTVDDSNVLNLSVEGNFDDCQKIIKELFADLDFKGRYHLRAINSINFVRILAQTVYYFYAYLQLPDSGKKKVNISVPSGNFGNIFSGFLAQQMGLPIHKLIIATNENNILERFVLTGEYKPGSFTGTYSPSMDIQVASNFERYLYYLVGEDHVKLSAYMAALQSEGAITVDGELFARVQKDFSALGVKNAQCLETISKYEQESGYLLDPHTACGVAAYEKYSAADETSIAFATAHPAKFDEAIALTGIKQEFPAQISALFEQPQHQVVVDHDKAEIVRQLQAFYG, encoded by the coding sequence ATGGAGTATATAAGCACAAGAGGCAAGGTGGCTGCTAGGGGCTTTATCGATACGGTTCTGATGGGACTGGCGGATGACGGCGGGTTGATGGTGCCTGCACTGATTCCGGTGATTTCCCCTGGGAAGCTGGAAGAGTGGAGAAGCCTGAGCTTCCAGGAGCTGTTCCTAGAGATTTTCTCCTACTATACTAATGATGAAATTCCTTATGATGATCTGAAGAAAATGGTCTACACCAGCTACGGCAATTTCCGCGCTCCGGAAGTAACGCCGCTGCACAAGGTGAACGATTCCCTGTATGTGCTGGAGCTGTTCCACGGGCCGACGTTTGCCTTCAAGGATGTGGCGCTGCAGTTCATGGGCGAGCTGTATTCGTATATTGCCAAGGTGCGGGGCGAAATCATCCACATTCTCGGCGCGACCTCGGGCGATACCGGAGCGGCAGCCATTCAGGGTGTGCGCGGCAAGGAAGGCATCAAGATCTGTATTCTGCATCCGCACGGCAAGGTCAGCAAGGTGCAGGAGCTGCAGATGACCACGGTTGATGACAGCAATGTGCTGAACCTGTCGGTGGAAGGCAACTTCGACGATTGTCAAAAGATCATCAAGGAGCTGTTCGCCGACCTCGACTTCAAGGGGCGTTACCACCTGCGCGCCATCAACTCGATCAACTTCGTGCGGATCCTGGCCCAGACCGTCTATTATTTCTATGCTTATCTGCAGCTTCCGGACAGTGGTAAGAAAAAGGTGAATATCAGCGTGCCTTCGGGCAACTTCGGCAACATCTTCTCCGGATTCCTGGCACAGCAGATGGGTCTGCCAATCCATAAATTGATCATCGCCACTAACGAGAATAACATCCTTGAACGGTTCGTGCTGACCGGGGAGTACAAGCCGGGCAGCTTCACTGGCACCTACAGCCCGTCGATGGATATCCAGGTGGCGAGCAATTTTGAGCGTTACCTGTATTACCTGGTGGGTGAAGACCATGTGAAGCTGTCTGCTTATATGGCCGCCTTGCAGAGTGAAGGCGCGATTACTGTAGACGGTGAGCTGTTCGCCCGGGTGCAGAAGGATTTCTCCGCGCTTGGCGTCAAGAACGCACAGTGCCTGGAGACGATCAGCAAATACGAGCAGGAATCCGGTTATTTGCTGGACCCGCACACCGCCTGCGGCGTTGCGGCTTACGAGAAGTACAGCGCAGCGGATGAGACCAGCATCGCCTTCGCGACTGCACATCCGGCCAAGTTCGACGAGGCGATTGCCCTGACCGGGATCAAGCAGGAATTCCCGGCGCAGATCTCCGCCCTGTTCGAGCAGCCGCAGCATCAGGTCGTAGTTGATCATGATAAGGCGGAGATTGTGCGCCAGCTGCAGGCTTTTTACGGTTAG